A single genomic interval of Cellvibrio sp. PSBB023 harbors:
- a CDS encoding choice-of-anchor I family protein, whose translation MTLIQQLPRWAALTAVSFTLAACGGDGNNSFNSSSLGSSSSNSSSSVSLSSSVSSADTPSSASSSSTVTSSTTSSAQSSSALSESSSSSSVSSVALPALVLNEMRSDGGGYDYIEIYNASNTDYTFAANEWAVNDLKGFSEDKVPGIVIPAGTVITAHGFLLVAVDQTAVPFGAPTNTLIGGAGEFGLGRGDTALLTYKGEIIDEKGWAAGSHVNTFGRLPDGGEWHDQTEALVATPGTINALPVVNPPATQSDIVINEVVSKGRADIDFDYVELYNKSSQPYVFAEGEWALSDSENTAMPIPGGTTIPGHGFLVLLPDVAVDASLPTNAPADAVLNSTGGFGIGKNETITLIRFEAIIDRVSYGNFHVNAYGRFPDGGELIALGDGTATQLYASPGLKNFMTPAMNLTVTTMNFSAFNNDETTLENSGFRVFGLNADLAKDVEPEYIAVAADSKTAWVTLQENNGIARINLDGTPAITHIFPLGFKDYGAAGNEIDPSDRDNKIEFAARPNVFGIYQPDGIATFNDGGMDYVITANEGDVRDYYTNFVEGVKVSDITLDESDFPTASELKKNENLGRLVVTQFAASPTAETLYSTLLSFGARSFSIWNGTTGAQVYDSGNDLEVQANAAGVYPDDRSDAKGVEPENLTVGVIGSKRFVFVGLERADAVAVYDITDLGNIQFSQMLITQGDDAPEGILFISAADSPNGNPLLVVSNEDSGNVTVYQSDANGDFSFASRLVLEGGTAAAEISAYDPITKRLFVLNNGELLANSRIEVLDLANPAALSLLTTIDLSPYGGGINSVAVSNGKVAGALQAVDKTQQGTVVVFDTTNYTLLGIAKVGALPDMLTFSPDGKFILTADEGEAKDDYSYDPVGSISVISLPVL comes from the coding sequence ATGACACTCATCCAACAATTGCCACGCTGGGCGGCGCTTACTGCTGTATCCTTTACGCTGGCGGCCTGCGGTGGCGATGGCAATAATTCATTCAACAGTTCATCCCTTGGCTCAAGCAGTTCAAATAGCTCAAGCAGTGTGTCCTTATCCAGCAGTGTATCTTCTGCTGATACTCCCTCCTCAGCAAGCAGTAGTTCTACCGTTACAAGTTCTACAACAAGTTCTGCGCAAAGTTCTTCTGCGCTGAGTGAGAGCAGCAGCTCATCATCCGTTTCGTCTGTGGCATTGCCCGCGCTGGTGCTGAATGAAATGCGCTCCGACGGCGGTGGTTATGACTACATTGAAATTTACAACGCCAGTAATACCGATTACACCTTTGCCGCCAATGAGTGGGCGGTGAATGACCTGAAAGGTTTTAGCGAAGACAAAGTACCCGGTATAGTTATTCCGGCGGGTACAGTCATTACTGCCCATGGCTTTTTGTTGGTTGCGGTAGACCAAACTGCCGTACCTTTTGGTGCGCCGACCAATACCCTGATAGGCGGTGCCGGTGAATTCGGATTGGGGCGCGGTGATACCGCACTGCTGACCTACAAAGGCGAGATTATTGATGAAAAAGGCTGGGCAGCAGGCAGTCATGTCAATACCTTTGGCCGTTTGCCCGATGGGGGTGAATGGCACGATCAAACCGAGGCATTGGTGGCCACCCCCGGTACGATTAACGCCTTGCCAGTTGTGAATCCACCTGCGACGCAAAGCGATATAGTCATCAATGAAGTCGTATCCAAAGGTCGTGCGGATATTGATTTTGATTATGTCGAACTCTACAACAAATCATCCCAACCTTATGTATTTGCTGAAGGGGAGTGGGCATTAAGTGATAGCGAAAATACCGCAATGCCAATTCCCGGCGGCACGACCATTCCCGGCCACGGTTTCCTGGTGTTATTGCCGGATGTGGCAGTTGACGCAAGTTTGCCAACCAATGCCCCTGCAGACGCTGTTTTAAATAGCACAGGTGGATTTGGTATTGGAAAAAATGAAACGATTACCTTGATCCGTTTTGAAGCGATTATTGACCGTGTGAGCTACGGCAATTTTCATGTGAATGCTTATGGTCGCTTTCCTGATGGCGGTGAGCTGATCGCTTTGGGTGACGGTACCGCTACCCAACTCTATGCATCTCCCGGTTTGAAAAACTTTATGACCCCGGCAATGAATTTAACGGTCACTACCATGAATTTTTCTGCCTTCAATAACGATGAAACCACCTTGGAAAATAGCGGTTTCCGTGTATTTGGCTTGAATGCCGATTTAGCCAAAGATGTAGAGCCGGAATATATTGCTGTCGCCGCCGATTCAAAAACAGCTTGGGTGACCCTGCAAGAAAACAATGGTATTGCGCGCATTAATTTGGATGGCACACCGGCGATCACTCACATTTTCCCGCTGGGTTTTAAAGATTATGGTGCAGCAGGCAATGAAATTGATCCAAGTGACCGGGATAATAAAATTGAATTTGCCGCCCGCCCGAATGTGTTTGGCATCTATCAGCCCGATGGCATTGCAACTTTTAATGACGGTGGTATGGATTATGTGATTACCGCTAACGAAGGCGATGTACGCGATTACTACACCAATTTTGTCGAAGGCGTAAAAGTGTCCGACATCACTTTGGATGAATCAGATTTTCCCACTGCCAGCGAGTTAAAAAAGAATGAAAACCTGGGGCGTTTGGTCGTCACCCAATTTGCAGCATCCCCAACGGCAGAAACCCTGTACAGCACATTGCTGAGCTTTGGTGCGCGTTCATTCAGTATCTGGAATGGCACGACGGGGGCGCAGGTTTATGACAGCGGAAATGATTTGGAAGTGCAGGCTAACGCGGCCGGTGTTTATCCGGATGATCGCAGCGATGCCAAAGGTGTTGAGCCAGAAAACTTGACTGTCGGTGTAATAGGTTCCAAGCGCTTTGTATTTGTTGGTCTTGAACGCGCCGATGCCGTAGCGGTTTACGACATCACCGACCTTGGTAATATTCAATTCAGCCAAATGCTCATTACGCAAGGTGATGATGCACCCGAAGGTATTTTGTTTATCAGCGCGGCAGATAGTCCGAATGGTAATCCCTTACTGGTCGTCTCCAATGAGGACAGTGGCAACGTGACCGTGTATCAAAGCGATGCTAATGGCGATTTTAGTTTTGCATCACGATTAGTGCTGGAAGGTGGTACTGCTGCAGCAGAAATCAGCGCCTATGATCCCATCACCAAACGATTGTTTGTTCTGAACAATGGCGAGCTGCTGGCTAATTCACGCATTGAAGTATTGGATCTGGCTAATCCAGCGGCACTGTCACTGCTGACGACCATTGACCTCAGCCCCTACGGCGGCGGTATTAACAGTGTTGCTGTCAGCAATGGCAAAGTGGCAGGTGCACTGCAAGCCGTCGATAAAACCCAACAGGGCACTGTGGTGGTGTTTGATACCACTAACTACACACTGCTCGGTATTGCCAAAGTGGGTGCTTTGCCCGATATGCTCACCTTTTCACCGGATGGAAAATTTATTCTCACCGCCGATGAAGGTGAAGCAAAGGATGATTACTCCTATGATCCAGTTGGTTCTATTTCTGTGATTAGTTTGCCTGTGCTCTAA
- a CDS encoding YceH family protein, whose protein sequence is MENSIEHNNDTNQDAHHEEPALLNAIEARVLGALMEKQLTTPDQYPLTLNSLLLACNQKTSREPISNYESGQVQRCVSELQDRQLLSVDYGNRAARYDQRLTRVLSVDKATQAILTVLLLRGPQTVAEILTRTQRMVEFSGHQALEEKLQQLCAKTKPHVVHIPRQAGQREDRYMHLLCGAPDLAAIAAMQNSAVSGSRSGHEEHSAQLEQHKQLEQKVQQLESRVELLEKQVATLMELNGVSNDDLT, encoded by the coding sequence CCACCACGAAGAACCCGCATTGCTAAATGCCATTGAAGCCCGTGTACTAGGCGCCCTGATGGAAAAACAGCTAACCACGCCCGACCAATACCCATTGACGTTAAACAGCCTGCTGCTGGCCTGTAACCAGAAAACCAGCCGCGAGCCTATTAGCAATTACGAAAGCGGTCAGGTGCAGCGCTGCGTCAGTGAACTACAGGACCGCCAATTGCTCAGTGTGGATTATGGCAACCGCGCCGCGCGTTACGACCAGCGCCTGACCCGCGTACTGAGTGTGGATAAAGCCACTCAGGCTATTTTGACCGTACTGCTCCTGCGCGGCCCGCAAACGGTGGCCGAGATTCTCACCCGCACCCAGCGCATGGTGGAGTTTAGCGGCCATCAGGCACTGGAAGAAAAACTGCAACAACTCTGCGCCAAAACCAAACCCCACGTGGTACACATTCCGCGTCAGGCCGGACAGCGCGAAGATCGCTACATGCACCTACTGTGCGGCGCACCAGATTTAGCTGCCATTGCCGCCATGCAAAATAGTGCAGTAAGCGGTAGCCGCAGCGGCCACGAAGAACACAGCGCGCAGCTGGAACAACACAAACAGTTGGAACAAAAAGTACAGCAACTGGAAAGCCGTGTTGAATTATTGGAAAAACAAGTCGCCACGCTGATGGAATTAAATGGCGTGAGTAATGATGACCTGACGTAA
- a CDS encoding DCC1-like thiol-disulfide oxidoreductase family protein — protein MTKQVVLVYDKECPACDNYCRLVRIREDIGDLVLVDAREPGPILDEITALGWDIDQGMVLKLEQQLYYGSDAIHMLSLLGTRSGVFNRLNYWLFKSKRLSHLLYPILRTLRNLLLKLLGKTKINNLGLADNDRF, from the coding sequence ATGACAAAACAAGTGGTATTGGTTTATGACAAGGAGTGCCCCGCGTGCGACAACTATTGCCGCCTGGTGCGTATTCGTGAAGATATTGGCGACTTGGTATTGGTGGATGCGCGCGAACCCGGCCCGATTCTGGATGAGATTACCGCGCTGGGTTGGGATATAGATCAGGGCATGGTATTAAAATTGGAGCAGCAACTTTATTACGGCTCCGATGCAATTCATATGCTGTCGTTACTGGGCACTCGCTCGGGGGTATTTAATCGTTTGAACTATTGGCTGTTTAAATCCAAACGATTAAGCCATCTGCTCTACCCCATACTGCGCACACTGCGTAATCTTTTATTAAAGTTGTTGGGTAAAACCAAAATTAATAATTTGGGCTTGGCTGACAACGACAGGTTTTAA
- a CDS encoding YggL family protein: protein MTVVSTKKAPQRSKRLRKKLFQDEFATFGFELECEFKSDLSEETISEFVDSFFIDAINAEGLVFGGGLSSKRLSGFIGSAKRYGSATEADKAKLHAWLVAQPQVAKVELSEIIDANYYA from the coding sequence ATGACCGTTGTAAGTACGAAAAAAGCACCACAGCGCAGTAAACGTTTGCGCAAAAAATTATTTCAAGACGAATTTGCTACCTTCGGCTTTGAATTGGAATGTGAATTTAAAAGCGATTTGAGCGAAGAGACTATTAGCGAATTTGTGGATAGCTTTTTTATCGATGCCATCAATGCCGAAGGTCTGGTATTTGGCGGCGGCTTATCCAGCAAACGCTTGTCCGGTTTTATCGGTTCAGCCAAACGCTACGGCTCTGCTACAGAAGCAGACAAGGCCAAACTGCATGCTTGGTTAGTGGCCCAGCCTCAAGTTGCCAAGGTTGAGTTGAGTGAAATTATTGATGCGAATTACTACGCGTAA